The Deltaproteobacteria bacterium genome includes a window with the following:
- the rpoB gene encoding DNA-directed RNA polymerase subunit beta, with product MKQRIEAYRIRKNFARVPQVIPIPSLIDIQTRSFDKFLQADIPPEKRDDTGLQGVFKSVFPIRDFNKTSQLEFVSYRLDPPKYEVDECLSRGMTFARPLLVTLRLVIWDTSEDGRTQSVRDIKEKEVYFGDIPIMTEHGTFIINGTERVVVSQLHRSPGVFFNHDKGKHHSSGKFLYSARVIPYRGSWLDFEFDHKDLLYVRIDRRRKLHVTVLLRAMGLNDEDILNTFYKTETIEFDGKELFKRFDFSLLLGQRATRDIKDAGGEVVIQKNQKINKRNLRDVVSRKIERLPVTADEVVGQVFAYDVVNPENGAVIAEANETVTEDQITRIREAGIQSFEVLHMDGHIVPTAIHATLGVDKIRERMDALSEIYRRLRPGDPASPAAAAKHFNSLFFDRERYDLSSVGRVKLNEKIGLHDYRITVSPHRFKGVTVARVLAHYSSQSDYRKNVDMLRVANRAVDFVRDFDRRETDNADNWKPLLVVLPAGSFTSEGSRSLDALMQSKRRGKEYEGQIEELVRSSMVVRELRQMAAVNRAGILAGFDSKPDAGNERGGAEGLPHSRIQLAVYCPPDGSTPQVFWKTRELAGEEGVYVSDQKREDVIEFAGVKFAVGLCAGCKGLDKKASVDGILMLHHYLTKSQQTPVDTVERHKASYLTVASAFVKDEVSEKTAIEGLVRGGEVSLAPQTLRSVEQTTLDRYDILEVVGYLVRLKGGEGSIDDIDNLGNRRVRAVGELLENQYRIGLVRLERSVKETMSFKEVETLKPDELVNTKPVSSVIKEFFGSSQLTQFMDQTNPLSEITHKRRLSALGPGGLTRERAGFEVRDVHFTHYGRICPIETPEGPNIGLISSLSTYARVNDFGFIETPYRRVVNGVVQNEVSFLTANAEEGATICQANVRIGPNNELLDEFLQARVNGEFVLARREEVQYIDVSPNQLVSVAASLIPFLQNDDANRALMGSNMQRQAVPLLRTEPPLVGTGLEQVVARDSGSTVTARRDGAVVYVDANRIVVKAEEISDRLTDVGVDIYTMSKFQRSNQSTCLNQRPIVRIGEKVRRDQVIADGSATSDGELALGQNLVVAFMPWSGYNFEDSILINEKVVVDDRFTSIHIEVFECVARDTKLGPEEITRDIPNVGDEALKNLDEAGIIRIGAEVRSGDILVGKITPKGETQLSPEEKLLRAIFGEKAGDVRDTSLRVPPGVTGTVIGAQVFSRKGIDKDDRAREIEEIEVARLEQDRKDNIKVIRDTAYEKIRDIFQGSHAASDVSDGDGHKLVSKGGVLTADAVEKIPRSKYRDVTLKDDKKNEDVKTILSRMDSQIDLITQAFEDKISRLRKGDELQPGVIKMVKTYVAIKRKLQVGDKMAGRHGNKGVVSRILPQEDMPFMEDGTPVEIVLNPLGVPSRMNVGQVLETHLGWAARGLGTQIGELLDRTRASMVQQLRRKLKEVYTEAVYNQVFKNAADDEIIDACRKLRRGIRLATPVFDGATEDDIWSALEMAGLPRSGQMRLYDGRTGEAFDQPVTVGSMYMLKLHHLVDEKIHARSIGPYSLVTQQPLGGKAQFGGQRLGEMEVWALEAYGAAYTLQEFLTVKSDDIAGRNRMYESIVKGEHTFEPGLPESFNVLVKELQALALDVTPMENDTPVVTSDGSGL from the coding sequence ATGAAGCAGCGAATCGAGGCCTACCGTATCCGGAAGAATTTTGCGCGGGTTCCCCAGGTGATCCCGATACCGAGCCTGATCGATATCCAGACCCGCTCGTTCGACAAGTTCCTCCAGGCCGACATTCCGCCGGAAAAACGCGACGACACGGGCCTTCAGGGTGTCTTCAAGAGTGTCTTCCCGATCCGCGACTTCAACAAGACGAGCCAGCTTGAATTCGTCAGTTACCGGCTCGATCCGCCCAAGTATGAAGTGGACGAATGCCTCTCGCGCGGCATGACGTTCGCCCGGCCGCTGCTCGTCACGCTCCGTCTCGTCATCTGGGATACCAGCGAAGACGGCCGCACCCAGTCGGTCCGCGACATCAAGGAGAAAGAGGTCTATTTCGGGGATATCCCGATCATGACCGAGCACGGCACGTTCATCATCAACGGGACCGAGCGCGTCGTCGTGAGCCAGCTCCACCGGTCGCCCGGCGTGTTTTTCAATCACGACAAGGGCAAGCACCACAGTTCGGGCAAGTTCCTCTATTCCGCACGGGTGATTCCCTACCGCGGTTCGTGGCTCGACTTCGAGTTCGATCACAAGGACCTGCTCTATGTCCGTATCGACCGGCGCCGCAAGCTGCATGTCACGGTACTGCTGCGGGCGATGGGCCTGAACGATGAAGACATCCTGAATACGTTCTACAAGACCGAAACCATCGAGTTTGACGGGAAGGAACTGTTCAAGCGTTTCGATTTCAGCCTGCTGCTCGGGCAGCGCGCCACCCGTGACATCAAGGATGCCGGCGGCGAGGTGGTCATCCAGAAGAATCAGAAGATCAACAAGCGCAACCTGCGCGACGTCGTCTCGCGCAAGATCGAGCGGCTGCCCGTGACGGCCGATGAGGTTGTCGGCCAGGTATTCGCCTACGACGTGGTGAATCCGGAAAACGGCGCGGTGATTGCCGAGGCGAACGAGACCGTCACTGAGGACCAGATCACCCGTATCCGCGAAGCCGGCATCCAGTCTTTTGAAGTGCTCCACATGGACGGACACATCGTCCCGACGGCGATTCATGCGACGCTCGGTGTGGACAAGATCCGCGAGCGGATGGACGCCCTCAGCGAGATCTACCGCCGCCTGCGGCCCGGAGATCCGGCAAGCCCGGCTGCTGCCGCCAAGCATTTCAACTCGCTCTTCTTCGACCGGGAGCGGTACGACCTGTCATCGGTGGGCCGCGTCAAGCTGAACGAGAAGATCGGTCTGCACGACTACCGGATTACCGTGTCCCCGCACCGCTTCAAGGGCGTGACGGTGGCGCGCGTGCTCGCGCACTATAGCTCCCAGTCCGATTACCGGAAGAATGTGGACATGCTCCGCGTGGCCAACCGCGCAGTCGACTTCGTCCGCGATTTCGACCGTCGCGAGACGGATAACGCCGATAACTGGAAGCCGCTGCTGGTCGTTCTCCCCGCGGGCTCCTTCACGTCGGAGGGCAGCCGGAGCCTGGATGCGCTCATGCAGTCCAAGCGCCGCGGCAAGGAGTATGAGGGCCAGATCGAGGAGCTGGTCCGCAGTTCGATGGTGGTTCGCGAACTGCGCCAGATGGCCGCGGTCAACCGCGCCGGGATTCTGGCGGGATTCGATTCGAAGCCCGATGCAGGCAACGAGCGGGGCGGAGCCGAGGGGCTCCCGCATTCCCGCATCCAGCTTGCCGTCTACTGTCCACCGGACGGCTCGACGCCCCAGGTTTTCTGGAAGACCCGCGAACTGGCAGGGGAAGAGGGCGTTTACGTCAGCGATCAGAAGCGCGAGGACGTGATCGAGTTCGCTGGCGTCAAGTTCGCCGTCGGACTGTGCGCCGGCTGCAAGGGGCTGGACAAGAAGGCCTCGGTGGACGGCATCCTGATGCTGCACCACTACCTGACGAAATCGCAGCAGACGCCGGTCGATACGGTGGAACGCCACAAGGCGTCGTATCTCACGGTGGCTTCCGCGTTCGTGAAGGACGAGGTGAGCGAGAAGACGGCCATCGAGGGGCTTGTGCGTGGCGGCGAGGTGTCGCTCGCTCCACAGACGCTCCGCAGCGTCGAACAGACGACGCTCGACCGCTACGACATCCTGGAAGTGGTCGGCTACCTGGTTCGCCTCAAGGGCGGCGAGGGCTCGATTGACGACATTGACAACCTCGGCAACCGCCGGGTGCGCGCCGTGGGCGAGCTGCTGGAGAACCAGTATCGAATCGGCCTTGTCCGCCTGGAGCGAAGCGTCAAAGAGACGATGAGCTTCAAGGAAGTCGAAACACTGAAACCCGACGAGCTGGTTAACACCAAGCCGGTGTCGTCGGTTATCAAGGAGTTCTTCGGTTCATCACAGCTCACGCAGTTCATGGACCAGACGAACCCGCTCTCGGAAATCACCCACAAGCGGCGCCTGTCGGCGCTCGGGCCGGGCGGTCTTACCCGTGAGCGCGCCGGCTTCGAGGTGCGCGACGTCCATTTCACGCACTACGGCCGCATCTGCCCGATTGAAACACCGGAAGGGCCGAACATCGGTCTTATCTCCTCGCTCTCGACCTACGCCCGGGTCAACGACTTCGGGTTTATTGAGACGCCCTACCGCCGCGTCGTGAACGGCGTCGTGCAGAACGAGGTGTCGTTCCTGACCGCCAATGCCGAGGAAGGCGCCACGATCTGCCAGGCGAACGTCCGTATCGGACCGAACAACGAACTGCTGGACGAGTTCCTGCAGGCCCGGGTCAATGGCGAATTCGTGCTCGCACGGCGCGAGGAGGTCCAGTACATCGACGTCTCGCCGAACCAGCTGGTGTCGGTGGCGGCCTCGCTCATTCCGTTCCTCCAGAATGACGACGCCAACCGTGCGCTCATGGGATCCAACATGCAGCGGCAAGCTGTTCCGCTGCTCCGGACCGAGCCGCCGCTCGTCGGAACGGGCCTTGAGCAGGTCGTCGCCAGGGACTCCGGCTCGACGGTAACGGCTCGCCGTGACGGCGCGGTCGTCTATGTGGATGCAAACCGCATCGTCGTGAAGGCCGAGGAGATTTCCGACCGGCTGACCGACGTGGGCGTCGACATCTACACGATGAGCAAGTTCCAGCGGTCGAACCAGTCAACCTGCCTGAACCAGCGCCCCATCGTCCGGATTGGCGAGAAGGTGCGCCGCGACCAGGTGATCGCCGACGGATCGGCCACCTCCGACGGCGAACTGGCACTGGGCCAGAACCTTGTGGTCGCGTTCATGCCATGGTCGGGATACAACTTCGAGGACTCGATCCTCATCAACGAAAAGGTGGTGGTGGACGACCGCTTCACCTCGATACATATCGAGGTGTTCGAATGTGTCGCCCGTGACACCAAGCTCGGCCCGGAGGAGATCACCCGGGACATTCCGAACGTGGGCGATGAGGCCCTGAAGAACCTGGACGAGGCGGGCATTATCCGCATCGGTGCCGAGGTCCGGTCAGGCGACATTCTGGTCGGCAAGATCACGCCCAAGGGCGAGACGCAGCTCTCTCCGGAAGAGAAGCTGCTCCGCGCCATCTTCGGCGAAAAGGCGGGCGATGTCCGCGACACCTCGCTCCGCGTTCCGCCTGGCGTCACCGGAACGGTCATCGGGGCGCAGGTGTTTTCGCGCAAGGGTATCGACAAAGACGACCGGGCGCGTGAGATCGAGGAGATCGAGGTCGCACGCCTTGAGCAGGACCGCAAGGACAACATCAAGGTCATCCGCGACACGGCTTACGAGAAGATCCGCGATATCTTCCAGGGAAGCCATGCGGCAAGCGACGTTTCGGACGGCGACGGGCACAAGCTGGTTTCCAAGGGCGGCGTCCTGACGGCTGATGCGGTGGAGAAGATCCCGCGCTCGAAATACCGCGATGTCACTCTCAAGGATGACAAGAAGAACGAGGACGTAAAGACGATCCTCTCGCGCATGGACAGCCAGATCGACCTGATCACCCAGGCGTTCGAGGACAAGATCTCGCGCCTGCGCAAGGGCGACGAGCTTCAGCCCGGCGTCATCAAGATGGTGAAGACCTATGTCGCCATCAAGCGCAAGCTGCAGGTGGGTGACAAGATGGCGGGCCGGCACGGCAACAAGGGCGTGGTAAGCCGCATCCTTCCGCAGGAGGACATGCCGTTCATGGAAGATGGCACTCCGGTGGAGATCGTGCTGAACCCGCTGGGCGTCCCCTCGCGCATGAACGTGGGGCAGGTGCTCGAAACGCACCTGGGCTGGGCGGCCCGTGGTCTGGGAACGCAGATCGGTGAGCTGCTCGACCGCACACGTGCGAGCATGGTCCAGCAGCTCCGGCGCAAGCTGAAGGAAGTGTATACCGAGGCCGTGTACAACCAGGTGTTCAAGAACGCCGCCGATGACGAGATTATCGATGCCTGCCGGAAGCTCCGGCGTGGCATCCGGCTGGCGACGCCGGTTTTCGACGGCGCCACCGAGGACGACATCTGGTCGGCGCTCGAAATGGCCGGGCTGCCCCGGTCTGGCCAGATGCGGCTCTACGACGGCCGCACGGGCGAGGCATTCGACCAGCCGGTGACGGTGGGCTCGATGTACATGCTCAAGCTCCATCACCTCGTGGACGAGAAGATCCACGCCCGCTCGATCGGTCCGTACTCGCTCGTCACCCAACAGCCGCTGGGCGGCAAGGCGCAGTTCGGCGGCCAGCGGCTCGGCGAAATGGAAGTCTGGGCGCTCGAAGCGTACGGCGCAGCCTACACGCTGCAGGAGTTCCTCACCGTGAAGTCGGATGACATCGCGGGCCGGAACCGGATGTACGAGTCGATCGTCAAGGGAGAGCACACGTTCGAGCCGGGCCTGCCCGAATCGTTCAACGTGCTCGTGAAGGAACTTCAGGCGCTCGCGCTCGACGTGACGCCGATGGAAAACGACACCCCCGTGGTGACCAGCGACGGAAGCGGCCTCTGA
- the rplL gene encoding 50S ribosomal protein L7/L12, with protein sequence MSALSNEQIVEALKVKPLMEVADLVKKIEEAFGVSAAAPVAVAAAGAPAAGAAAAEVKDTFDVILKAAGDKKINVIKVVRELTQLGLKEAKDLVDGAPKTVKEGVKKDEAETMKKKLEAEGAQVELK encoded by the coding sequence ATGTCAGCTCTCAGTAATGAACAGATCGTGGAAGCTCTTAAGGTCAAGCCGCTCATGGAAGTGGCCGACCTGGTGAAGAAGATTGAGGAGGCGTTCGGCGTCTCGGCGGCGGCTCCGGTGGCCGTGGCTGCGGCGGGTGCCCCGGCGGCAGGCGCCGCGGCAGCCGAGGTGAAGGACACGTTTGACGTGATCCTGAAGGCCGCAGGCGACAAGAAGATCAACGTGATCAAGGTCGTCCGCGAACTGACGCAACTCGGTCTCAAGGAAGCCAAGGATCTCGTCGATGGCGCGCCCAAGACCGTTAAAGAAGGCGTGAAGAAGGACGAGGCTGAAACTATGAAGAAGAAGCTCGAGGCCGAAGGCGCTCAGGTGGAACTGAAGTAG
- the rplJ gene encoding 50S ribosomal protein L10, with product MNKTDKDSLIQELVQEFKDVQSAVVTQNLGMPVSEVTVLRREIRQNAGKFRVVKNTLARRAIKGTPMEALSDSLTGPTGISYSSTDPVAHLKAVVKAAKAEGVKMKIVAGVFEGRLLSIAEVETLSKMPPKEELIAKMLGSLNAPATNLACALKDVAGQLVRAMEQVRVQKAAAGG from the coding sequence ATGAACAAGACAGACAAAGACTCTCTGATCCAGGAACTCGTGCAGGAGTTCAAAGACGTGCAGTCGGCCGTGGTGACCCAGAATCTGGGTATGCCGGTGTCGGAAGTAACCGTGCTCCGCCGGGAAATCCGGCAGAACGCGGGTAAATTCCGCGTGGTCAAGAACACGCTTGCGCGGCGGGCCATCAAGGGCACGCCGATGGAAGCGTTGTCGGACAGCCTTACCGGACCGACGGGCATCTCGTATTCGAGCACCGACCCGGTGGCGCATCTGAAAGCCGTCGTAAAGGCCGCCAAGGCCGAAGGCGTGAAGATGAAGATAGTGGCCGGTGTGTTCGAAGGGCGTCTGCTCAGCATCGCTGAAGTGGAAACGCTCTCGAAGATGCCGCCCAAGGAAGAACTCATCGCGAAGATGCTGGGCTCCCTCAATGCACCGGCGACCAACCTCGCCTGCGCACTGAAGGATGTGGCCGGGCAGCTCGTACGGGCGATGGAACAGGTACGCGTCCAGAAGGCGGCCGCCGGCGGTTGA
- the rplA gene encoding 50S ribosomal protein L1: MLMAGKKYREFQKKVDSEKQYSLEEAVALAKSTSPSKFDASVDIAVRLGVDPKQADQNIRGMIKLPHGGGKEVRVVVFAKPDKAAEATKAGAVDAGDDELVKKISEGWLEFDAAVATPDMMGKVGRIGKILGPRGLMPNPKLGTVTMDVAGAVSELRSGKREYKVDKAGIVHFSVGRVSMSVEQLHDNVMALIDLLNKVKPASAKGIYVKTVSLTTTMGPGIRLNPAFARGVAEAA, from the coding sequence ATACTCATGGCCGGAAAGAAATACCGGGAATTCCAGAAGAAGGTCGATAGCGAGAAGCAGTACTCGCTGGAAGAGGCGGTCGCGCTCGCCAAGTCGACCTCGCCCAGCAAGTTCGACGCTTCGGTGGATATCGCCGTCCGGCTGGGAGTCGACCCCAAGCAGGCTGACCAGAACATCCGCGGAATGATCAAGCTGCCCCATGGCGGCGGCAAGGAAGTCCGTGTTGTCGTGTTCGCAAAGCCCGACAAAGCGGCTGAGGCCACCAAGGCCGGCGCCGTTGACGCGGGCGACGATGAACTGGTGAAGAAGATATCGGAAGGCTGGCTCGAGTTCGACGCCGCCGTCGCTACGCCAGACATGATGGGCAAGGTAGGCCGGATCGGAAAGATCCTCGGTCCCCGGGGTCTGATGCCGAATCCCAAGCTCGGCACGGTCACGATGGACGTGGCGGGTGCTGTTAGCGAACTGCGTTCGGGCAAGCGCGAATACAAGGTCGACAAGGCCGGTATCGTGCACTTTTCGGTGGGCCGGGTCTCGATGTCGGTCGAGCAGCTTCATGACAACGTCATGGCGCTCATCGATCTCCTGAACAAGGTGAAGCCGGCAAGCGCCAAGGGAATATACGTAAAAACGGTCAGTCTCACGACGACGATGGGGCCAGGGATCCGGCTGAATCCGGCCTTCGCCCGCGGCGTTGCGGAAGCGGCCTGA
- the rplK gene encoding 50S ribosomal protein L11: MAKKVTGQVKLQIPAGKANPAPPVGPALGQHGVNIQEFCKQFNAATQAMMKEDIIIPVVITIYQDRSFTFILKTPPAASLLMKVAKIPKGSATPNKVKVGSVTRKQLREIAERKMPDLNTTDIEAATRTIEGTARSMGLTVEG; encoded by the coding sequence ATGGCGAAGAAGGTCACCGGTCAGGTCAAATTGCAGATTCCGGCCGGCAAGGCGAATCCGGCTCCGCCGGTGGGGCCGGCACTCGGCCAGCACGGCGTGAATATCCAGGAGTTCTGCAAGCAGTTCAACGCGGCAACCCAGGCGATGATGAAGGAAGACATCATTATCCCGGTTGTCATCACCATCTATCAGGACCGCTCATTCACTTTCATCCTGAAGACCCCGCCGGCGGCCTCGCTGCTGATGAAGGTGGCCAAGATCCCGAAAGGGTCGGCTACCCCCAACAAGGTCAAGGTCGGCTCGGTGACGCGCAAGCAGCTCCGCGAGATTGCCGAGCGCAAGATGCCCGATCTCAACACGACCGATATTGAGGCCGCGACCCGCACGATCGAGGGTACTGCCAGGAGCATGGGGCTCACGGTCGAGGGTTGA
- the nusG gene encoding transcription termination/antitermination protein NusG, producing MSEETSRPKNPNLRWYVVHTSTGFEMKAQKALLERIKAYHVEDKFGDVLVPQEKVVETVKGTGKKKTSHRKFLPGYILVQMEMSQQTWHLVMDTPKITGFVGAARVGGAPQNPLDIPAVTEEEVQRLTAQMTEAAEKPTVLKSFEKGENIRVVEGPFANFTGIVDEFRPDRGKVKVLVSIFGRATPVELDLMQVERA from the coding sequence ATGAGTGAAGAAACCTCCCGGCCGAAGAACCCCAATCTCCGGTGGTACGTCGTACATACCAGCACGGGCTTTGAAATGAAGGCCCAGAAAGCCCTTCTGGAGCGTATCAAGGCATACCATGTAGAGGACAAGTTCGGAGACGTGCTGGTCCCGCAGGAAAAGGTGGTCGAGACCGTCAAGGGCACGGGCAAGAAGAAGACCTCCCACCGCAAGTTCCTGCCGGGGTATATTCTGGTCCAGATGGAAATGAGCCAGCAGACCTGGCATCTGGTCATGGACACGCCCAAGATCACCGGTTTCGTGGGAGCCGCCCGGGTGGGTGGCGCGCCGCAGAATCCGCTCGACATTCCGGCTGTGACCGAGGAAGAGGTCCAGCGGCTCACGGCGCAGATGACCGAGGCGGCCGAAAAGCCCACGGTGCTCAAGTCCTTTGAAAAGGGCGAGAATATCCGCGTGGTCGAGGGCCCCTTCGCCAACTTTACCGGTATCGTCGACGAGTTCCGTCCCGATCGCGGCAAGGTCAAGGTTCTGGTATCGATTTTTGGCCGGGCAACGCCGGTCGAACTCGATCTGATGCAGGTGGAACGGGCCTGA
- the secE gene encoding preprotein translocase subunit SecE: MAAGAEQQKEGRGTVPELVEFLEDTWEERKLIEWPAAETVKQATWVVVVFIAICTTLLGTADFIFSRLLGWLIR; the protein is encoded by the coding sequence ATGGCAGCAGGTGCTGAACAGCAGAAGGAAGGCCGGGGCACGGTCCCCGAGCTGGTGGAATTCCTCGAGGATACGTGGGAGGAGCGAAAGCTCATTGAGTGGCCTGCCGCGGAAACCGTGAAGCAGGCAACCTGGGTCGTGGTCGTCTTTATCGCCATCTGCACGACGCTGCTGGGCACTGCGGATTTCATTTTTTCCCGGCTCCTCGGCTGGCTGATCCGGTAG
- the rpmG gene encoding 50S ribosomal protein L33: MASDHRMDVGLRCTESGHINYVSTRNRNNTKEKLEIRKYNPHLRKHTIHKEVKIQTHQKN; the protein is encoded by the coding sequence ATGGCATCTGATCACAGAATGGACGTGGGATTGCGCTGTACCGAGTCCGGGCACATCAACTATGTGTCCACCCGGAACCGCAACAATACGAAAGAGAAGCTGGAGATCCGGAAATACAATCCGCATCTTCGCAAGCATACGATCCACAAGGAAGTGAAGATCCAGACGCACCAGAAGAACTGA
- the tuf gene encoding elongation factor Tu, whose product MSKEKFERTKPHCNIGTIGHVDHGKTTLTAAITTVLSKQGKAQAKAYDQIDNAPEEKARGITINTAHVEYETDKRHYAHVDCPGHADYVKNMITGAAQMDGAILVVSAADGPMPQTREHILLARQVGVPYIVVFLNKVDMVEDKELLDLVELEVRELLKQYKFPGDEIPIVKGSAKLGLEGDEGELGSQAIAKLMEAVDSYIPQPERPLDLPFLMPVEDVFSISGRGTVVTGRVERGIVKVGDEIEIVGLRPTTKTTCTGVEMFRKLLDQGQAGDNVGVLLRGTKKEEVERGQVLAKPGSITPHTKFTGEVYVLTKEEGGRHTPFFNGYRPQFYFRTTDVTGSVTLPSGTEMVMPGDNVTITVELITPIAMDKQLRFAIREGGRTVGAGVVADILA is encoded by the coding sequence ATGTCGAAGGAAAAGTTTGAGCGTACGAAACCGCACTGCAACATCGGAACGATCGGCCATGTGGACCACGGGAAGACGACGCTGACGGCGGCGATCACGACGGTTCTGTCGAAGCAGGGCAAGGCGCAGGCGAAGGCGTATGACCAGATCGACAACGCTCCGGAGGAGAAGGCGCGTGGTATCACGATCAACACGGCGCACGTGGAGTACGAGACGGACAAGCGCCACTACGCGCACGTCGACTGCCCGGGCCACGCCGACTACGTGAAGAACATGATCACGGGAGCGGCGCAGATGGACGGGGCGATCCTGGTGGTGAGCGCGGCCGACGGCCCGATGCCGCAGACGCGCGAGCACATCCTTCTGGCGCGTCAGGTGGGTGTTCCCTACATCGTGGTGTTCCTGAACAAGGTGGACATGGTGGAGGACAAGGAACTGCTGGACCTGGTGGAGCTGGAAGTGCGGGAACTGCTGAAGCAGTACAAGTTCCCGGGCGACGAGATCCCGATCGTGAAGGGCTCGGCGAAGCTGGGGCTGGAGGGCGACGAGGGGGAACTGGGTTCCCAGGCGATCGCGAAGCTGATGGAGGCCGTGGACAGCTACATCCCGCAGCCCGAGCGTCCCCTGGACCTGCCGTTCCTGATGCCGGTGGAGGACGTGTTTTCGATCTCCGGTCGCGGGACGGTGGTGACGGGCCGTGTGGAGCGCGGGATCGTCAAGGTCGGCGACGAGATCGAGATCGTGGGCCTTCGCCCGACGACGAAGACGACGTGCACGGGAGTGGAGATGTTCCGCAAGCTTCTGGACCAGGGGCAGGCGGGCGACAACGTGGGCGTTCTGCTGCGTGGAACGAAGAAGGAAGAGGTGGAGCGCGGGCAGGTTCTGGCCAAGCCGGGCTCGATCACGCCGCACACGAAGTTCACGGGCGAGGTGTATGTGCTGACGAAGGAGGAGGGCGGCCGCCACACGCCGTTCTTCAACGGCTACCGTCCGCAGTTCTACTTCCGGACGACGGACGTGACGGGCTCGGTGACGCTGCCGTCGGGGACGGAGATGGTGATGCCGGGCGACAACGTGACGATCACGGTGGAGCTGATCACGCCGATCGCGATGGACAAGCAGCTCCGGTTCGCCATCCGCGAGGGCGGCAGGACCGTCGGCGCCGGTGTCGTCGCCGATATCCTCGCGTAA
- a CDS encoding TetR/AcrR family transcriptional regulator codes for MVQAAKGHAKRGQSAEQTRQAIIDTAVRHFARHGYRSTSVGAIAQDVGISTAAVFWHFDTKEGLLQAILDDSIRQLLAMVSDKELVLSSPTDILGVLSDEDLDIISKQGDLFRMMLGLVLEADDASEKTTNLLRTLVQNYKELLASHFVRTGKDGNLDAARIRATLMISTITGALLLEILDGEHTDVKAILRLSQKLIV; via the coding sequence GTGGTTCAGGCCGCCAAAGGTCACGCCAAGCGGGGGCAGTCTGCCGAACAGACCCGGCAGGCAATCATTGATACTGCCGTCCGCCATTTCGCCCGGCACGGGTACCGCAGCACGTCTGTCGGCGCCATCGCCCAGGACGTGGGCATTTCCACGGCCGCAGTATTCTGGCATTTCGACACCAAAGAGGGGTTGCTTCAGGCCATCCTGGACGATTCGATCCGGCAGTTGCTGGCGATGGTTTCCGACAAGGAACTGGTGCTCTCCTCGCCTACAGACATTCTGGGCGTCCTTTCGGACGAGGATCTCGACATCATCTCCAAGCAGGGCGACCTGTTCCGCATGATGCTGGGACTGGTTCTGGAGGCCGATGACGCCTCGGAAAAAACCACGAACCTTCTGCGAACCCTCGTCCAAAACTACAAGGAACTGCTCGCTTCGCACTTTGTCCGCACGGGCAAGGATGGGAACCTCGACGCCGCCCGCATCCGCGCCACCCTGATGATCAGCACCATTACCGGCGCCCTGCTACTCGAAATCCTCGACGGCGAACATACCGATGTGAAAGCGATCCTGCGGCTTTCACAGAAGCTGATCGTATAG
- a CDS encoding polyprenol monophosphomannose synthase — translation MDFSLVVPTYNESANIRGLLDELGLALNGLDYEIVVVDDDSPDRTWELVDRYSADHPRVRAIRRTTERGLATAVIAGWRAAKGRYLAVIDGDGQHPPEAIRRIFDRMAAGDVDLVAGTRKSSGGSTGEWNLWRVFVSWVATMMAKVLFPIRLQGLGDPMGGMFCMRREVVRGKVLSPIGYKIMLEAIIRGRPARMAEVPYTFLERKAGASKMGMKEIFRYLVHLLRMRFLPAPKTGMVVE, via the coding sequence TTGGACTTCTCGCTCGTCGTCCCTACCTACAATGAAAGCGCCAATATCCGCGGCCTTCTGGACGAACTCGGACTGGCGTTGAATGGTCTCGACTATGAGATAGTCGTCGTGGACGATGATAGTCCTGACCGGACCTGGGAACTGGTCGACCGGTATTCGGCGGATCATCCGAGGGTTCGTGCTATCCGGCGGACCACCGAACGTGGTCTTGCCACGGCGGTCATTGCGGGGTGGCGGGCGGCAAAGGGCCGTTATCTCGCCGTGATTGACGGGGACGGACAGCATCCCCCCGAGGCGATTCGCCGCATCTTTGACCGCATGGCTGCCGGTGACGTGGATCTCGTGGCCGGTACCCGGAAATCGTCGGGCGGTTCTACCGGCGAGTGGAACCTGTGGCGCGTCTTTGTGAGCTGGGTGGCAACGATGATGGCGAAGGTTCTTTTCCCCATTCGGCTTCAGGGCCTTGGCGACCCGATGGGCGGGATGTTCTGCATGCGCCGCGAAGTGGTGCGCGGCAAAGTTCTGTCCCCCATTGGCTACAAGATCATGCTGGAGGCCATTATTCGCGGCCGCCCGGCGCGGATGGCGGAAGTCCCCTACACGTTCCTGGAACGCAAGGCGGGGGCCTCCAAGATGGGCATGAAGGAGATATTCCGTTATCTCGTCCACCTGCTCCGGATGAGGTTCCTGCCAGCCCCGAAGACCGGCATGGTAGTGGAGTAG